The sequence gttattttctgtgttttcctcttgctgctttgttgtggctgtcaatttcagctgtggagatcgactcctcagctggtcccccctcccgtcttGCGCgtcgcacttttgcttggctccgtgagccatttttgtagtcctgagttcggggcttcaactgaccttagggagcgggcttctctctctgcggcgggcctcctcggacaggtaagaccttcaccttcttcttctgacgtcctttcttcttctcttcttcccgttgcttttggcttttcttttttagctgccattttctccactcctttattttcactttattttgttttttgtgtttgtgcctttgatttttcactgtctttttttaacttttctgaagagggctggagttccccgaccagccactactccatcacgtgactcctccttcctTGTGGTCctacttgaagcaataccactctccagaaggtactgccgcagctctgcactcCTAAACGAGGACCCCTTGTCACCATGGATGCAACTGGGGCACctgaagatggcaaagatgctgtgcagggcctctatgccTGAAgaggcagtcatgtctgagcagggcacaatgaacaggaagtgggagtacttgtcgatggccataaggatgtaggtattacggttggtcaacAGTAGGGGCCacttgaagtccacactgagacaCTCAAAGGGGCAAGTggttttgatgatgtgggtgttctccgaagagaagtggggcttgcactcagcgcacaccgggcaggcttgggtcatggagcaaatctcctcgtccttgtagggcaggttgcaagctttgacaaagtgcacaAACCTAGTGACGCCAGAATAACAGAGCTCCTCATGgtgtctctgcagcctgtccagatgtatgttggtgcaagtccccctggagagtgcatctggtGGGTTGTTCAGTTTACcaggctgatacagtatgtcataattaaaggtggagggttcgattctccacctggtgattttgtcattcttgatcttacctcgctgggtattgctaaacgtGAAGGAGACCGcacattggtcggtcagcagtgtaaagcgcctgccagagaggtagtgtctccaatgacgtactgcttcgactatggcctgggcctccttctcgacagaggagtgttggctgTCAGGACCCTGGagagttctggagaagaaggctaccggcctgCTGGCATGGTTCAAAGTGGCtaccagtgcaaagtcggacctatcgctctcgacttggaatgAGATGTACTCGTCAATGGCGTGCAGCGGCGATATCTGATTTGATGCGGTtgaaggccactctggcttcagttgacaaagccacccgcccctttgaaacTTTCTAGTTCATAAAATTGTAGAtcgcgttgaaagaatcaaagtcttgttgatccaaaccaaggcttttattaactagaagactggagcgtatcacatgtaggtcgatcaaccctttaagacctgccagtaggtgtggctacgctctcagccaatcacagtcatcctacactactatctgtacatatacacattggtgatagaatctgtactatcacattctgtctctctctctgtccaccccttccctgtccctctctctctctgtcccctctttctctctatccccccgtcctccctctctttctctccatctatctctctgTCCCCCCTCTCTGTCTAAACCTTAACTCtttatctccctctatttctTCCTCCTAATTTTCTCTGCTGCCGATCACTTTATTCCCcagtttattccccccccccccccccacatttccaccTGCACCTTTCACTCAGTCGCCGTCCGTTGAAGCTCGATTCTTTGGCGTGGAAACCGTAATATTTTGGATCAAGCGActctctgccatttttttttctttttaacggATTTGTAATCGGGGTTTTAACAAAACCTGCGAATTAATAAATGACCGAGCGGATCCCTATTCGGCCCCGATGTGACCGTGGCTGGAGGAaggaggttggggtggggggatccGGTCAGCAGGATCGTGCCCGGCCGCAAGGTCGTGGGTGCGTAGTGTCGTGTGGCGCAAGGGGAGGAGTGAGAGTGCAGGCGGCTggaggggggcagggaggcgGGGGCTGCTGAGGGCTGACACATGGCTCAGGGCACACGAATCTTCGGGTGGTACCGATTCCAACAACATTACATACTCTGAACGGAGTATCTTCACTGAAATGTTACAAACTTcaagggaggagggggtctgtgagtgtgaatgtgtgaatctgtgtgaatgtgtgtgagtgagtgagtgtgtgaatgtgtgtgagtgagtgaatctgtgtgtgtgagtgagtgtgtgaatgtgagtgagtgtgcgaatgtgtgtgagtgtgtgaatctgtgtgtgtgaatgtgtgtgagtgagtgagtgaatctgtgtgtgtgagtgagtgtgtgaatgtgtgtgagtgagtgagtgtgtgaatgtgtgtgagtgagtgtgtgaatgtgtgtgagtgagtgtgtgaatctgtgtgtgtgagtgagtgtgtgaatgtgtgtgagtgagtgtgtgaatgtgtgtgagtgagcgtgtgaatgtgtgtgagtgagtgtgtgaatctgtgtgtgtgagtgagtgtgtgaatgtgtgtgagtgagtgtgtgaatgtgtgtgtgagtgtgtgaatctgtgtgtgtgagtgtgtgaatctgtgtgagtgagtgtgtgaatctgtgagtgtgtgaatgtgtgtgtgagtgtgtgaatctgtgtgtgtgtgtgaatgtgtgtgtgtgagtgagtgtgtgaatgtgtgtgagtgagtgtgtgaatgtgtgtgagtgagtgtgtgaatgtgtgtgtgcgtatTTGGGAAGTAATGTTTGGTGGGGACTGGAAATGGATGATCTGTTATTAATCGTTCTCTTGCTGAGCAGGACTCAAGTGTTGGCGGTTGATCTTGGATCTGAGGTTCTGAGTGCGCGCGGACgcttgtgtgtgagtgagagatagagagacggaaagagagggaggagagagaaagggggaagagagagagagggagagagaaaggagaagagagaaaagaaaagagaggGGCGAGGAGAGAGACCGGTCATGTTCAAACCGCTCTGATTTTGTAAAACCTGATGTCCACAAACCCGGAAGCTCCGTCTCAGTAGAAATCGATGAACCTGTACTGAAAGCTGCGCAGATTCTAGAGTGTGAGGTACAgtcgagggagagggagggagagagagaggggtgggggggagggagagggaaggaaagagtgAGAAACTATGATGAGACAGAGCCTGGCTCGGTGACGGGGCTCCTGCGCTTCGGGGATGGAGATGGACTCCCCGCCGCTGGCTCTGGACGCGATGAGCGAGCCGCTGGTCCCGCAGCACCTTTTGCCAGCGAGAGAGATGTTCTGTCCGCCCGAGCGGCCTCAGGCGGCCCCAGGCCTGACCTGCGACTACCCGGAGCTGCGCCTGTTCGGCGAATTCTCCGCTCCCAATTACGCCTCGCTGACCATCCCGCTGCCGCCGCCGGACAGGTACCGGGCGCCGAGTTTCTCGGCCGGCAGCCTCCTCGGCAGATTCGCCTGCGCCAGGGAAGAGGGGAGTTTCACCAACTTTGATGGCTCTTACCCCAAGGAACTGGCGCCGACCGGCGGCCAGGGATCGGCGGCCGCGGCTTGCGGGCTCTGTGCCGGCCCGCCCCCGGCCATGGAGAACCTCGCTCCCCTGTTCCTGCGAGGAGAGCAGAACTTGGCGACCGTCCCCCCTCCCTCCGGGATGGTCCCACTGACACCCCGGCAGAGACCCGACCTCTGCCAGTCCGAGTGCCCGCCGCCGGGCACGTCTCCGCCTCAAGCCCTCGGGCACTCAGAAGAAATCGACACCAGGGAGGTGGCCCGCACCGTGATGTCCGAGTTGAAGCGCTACAGTATACCGCAGGCGATCTTTGCCCACACCGTCCTCTGTCGCTCCCAGGGCACGCTGTCCGACCTGCTGAGGAACCCGAAACCCTGGGCCAAGCTGAAGTCGGGACGCGAGACATTCCGAAGGATGTGGAAATGGCTCCAGGAGCCCGAGCAGCAGAGAATGTCGTCGCTCCGGCTGGAAGGTGGGTTCTCCGGCTGGAGGGTGGACTGTCCGGCTGGAGGGTGGGTTCTCCTGCTGGAGGGTGGACTGTCCGGCTGGAGGGTGGGTTCTCCTGCTGGAGGGTGGACTGTCCGGCTGGAGGGTGGACTGGGACCCTCCTGCAGGTAAATTCACAGGTTGAGTCgatggtgaagaaggtaaatgcgACCCTCACGTTCGTTTGAGCAGGAATCGAATATAAGAgaggggatgtgatgttgaggtacAGGTGAGTCCTCACGGAGAATTGAGAGCAGGttctgacattggagaggatgaTTCTGGGACTGAAAGGGTTTTCATACCAGGATCTTGGCCTGGATTCGCtgggatttaggagaatggtggggggagggggatctcgTCGAAAcatcttgaatgttgaaaggcatggacagagtcaatgtagaaaggtaatttcccatggtgggagagtcgaggacaagagggaacaacttcaagATGGAAGGACATCCActgagaacagagggatttgttcagccagagggcggtgaatctatggaatttgtcgctacaggtggtggtggaggccgggtcattgggtccGAGATCGGCAGGttgtgggcagtggggctgagtggggaaaatggat comes from Narcine bancroftii isolate sNarBan1 chromosome 5, sNarBan1.hap1, whole genome shotgun sequence and encodes:
- the LOC138765402 gene encoding hepatocyte nuclear factor 6-like: MEMDSPPLALDAMSEPLVPQHLLPAREMFCPPERPQAAPGLTCDYPELRLFGEFSAPNYASLTIPLPPPDRYRAPSFSAGSLLGRFACAREEGSFTNFDGSYPKELAPTGGQGSAAAACGLCAGPPPAMENLAPLFLRGEQNLATVPPPSGMVPLTPRQRPDLCQSECPPPGTSPPQALGHSEEIDTREVARTVMSELKRYSIPQAIFAHTVLCRSQGTLSDLLRNPKPWAKLKSGRETFRRMWKWLQEPEQQRMSSLRLEGGRSLACRRKEEEHMSRGDQERLPKKHRLIFTDVQRRTLLAIFRENPRPNRELQVTIARQLGLEIATVANFFMNSRRRSSDKWSEEGGARGPTGGGHS